The following proteins are co-located in the Oceanimonas sp. GK1 genome:
- a CDS encoding heavy metal translocating P-type ATPase yields MTTQTAKLRLSIAGMSCASCVSRVEKSLNAVPGVRSASVNLASNSAELTLDQDTAAGELVAAVEQAGYQCPVERVELVIGGMSCASCTGRVEKVLGRLPGVLSATVNLAAGRAYVELLSGSQDMSALVAAVEKAGFSAEAAEDASNADEQDGREREQQSLKHALMMAAVLTLPVFVLEMGSHFVPGMHHWIERTLGQSLNWQLQFVLATLVLFGPGLLFLKKGLPALLRGEPEMNSLVALGGLAAWGYSTVATFAGHWLPEGSRQVYFEAAAVIVTLILLGRFLEARAKGRTGEAIQKLLSLQAPTARVERDGNTEEVPLERVRVRDPVRVRPGERIPVDGTVMEGSSWVDESMLTGEPDPVEKSQGSEVTGGTVNNKGSLLIEVTRVGKQTRLSQIIRMVEQAQGAKLPIQALVDKVTAVFVPVVISLALLTFALWWWLGPEPALSFALVNGVAVLIIACPCAMGLATPTSIMVGTGRAAELGVLFRRGEALQSLRGVRVVAFDKTGTLTEGKPELTDLETLDGVDKDSVLARIAAVEQRSEHPIAEALLAAAKERNLKLPEVSEFDTVTGMGVQAKVDGVRVEVGADRYLKSLKMDLSDFADTAARLASEGKTPLYAAIDGRAVAILAVADRVKEGTPDAIAALHEQGLKVAMITGDNQGTADAIARQLGIDAVEAEVMPDGKVEALEHLRKQHGTVAFVGDGINDAPALAAADVGLAIGTGTDIAIEAAQVVLMRGDLRAVPQALAISHATLRNIRQNLFWAFAYNVGLIPVAAGVLYPAFGVLLSPMLAAGAMALSSVFVVSNALRLKRFSPAG; encoded by the coding sequence CCCGGTGGAGCGGGTGGAGCTGGTGATTGGCGGCATGAGCTGCGCGTCCTGCACCGGCCGGGTGGAGAAGGTGCTGGGCCGGCTGCCGGGGGTGCTGTCGGCCACTGTCAACCTGGCCGCCGGCCGGGCCTATGTGGAATTGCTGTCCGGCAGTCAGGACATGAGTGCACTGGTGGCGGCGGTGGAAAAAGCCGGCTTCAGTGCCGAGGCTGCCGAGGACGCGTCCAACGCCGATGAGCAGGACGGCCGCGAGCGGGAGCAGCAGTCCCTGAAGCACGCCTTAATGATGGCGGCGGTACTGACCCTGCCGGTGTTTGTACTGGAAATGGGATCCCACTTTGTGCCTGGCATGCACCACTGGATTGAACGCACCCTGGGGCAGTCCCTGAACTGGCAGCTTCAGTTTGTGCTGGCCACCCTGGTGCTGTTCGGCCCGGGGCTGTTGTTTCTGAAAAAAGGGCTGCCGGCCCTGCTGCGGGGCGAGCCCGAGATGAACTCCCTGGTGGCCCTGGGCGGCCTGGCCGCCTGGGGCTATTCCACCGTGGCCACCTTTGCCGGTCACTGGCTGCCGGAAGGCAGCCGGCAGGTGTATTTCGAGGCGGCGGCGGTGATCGTCACCCTGATCCTGCTGGGGCGTTTTCTCGAGGCCCGGGCCAAGGGCCGCACCGGCGAGGCCATTCAGAAACTGCTCAGCCTGCAGGCGCCCACCGCCCGGGTAGAGCGGGACGGCAATACCGAAGAGGTACCCCTCGAGCGGGTCAGGGTCAGGGACCCTGTGCGGGTGCGCCCGGGGGAGCGTATTCCGGTGGACGGCACCGTGATGGAAGGCAGTTCCTGGGTGGACGAGTCCATGCTTACCGGCGAGCCGGATCCGGTAGAAAAAAGCCAGGGCAGCGAGGTGACCGGCGGCACTGTCAACAACAAGGGCTCGCTGCTCATTGAAGTCACCCGAGTGGGCAAACAGACAAGGCTTTCGCAGATCATTCGCATGGTGGAGCAGGCCCAGGGGGCCAAGCTGCCGATACAGGCGCTGGTGGATAAGGTTACCGCCGTCTTTGTGCCGGTGGTGATCAGCCTGGCGCTGCTGACCTTTGCACTCTGGTGGTGGCTGGGGCCAGAGCCGGCGCTCAGTTTTGCCCTGGTCAACGGCGTGGCAGTGCTGATCATCGCCTGCCCCTGCGCCATGGGGCTGGCCACGCCTACGTCCATCATGGTGGGCACCGGCCGGGCCGCCGAGCTGGGGGTGCTGTTTCGCCGGGGCGAGGCGCTGCAAAGCCTGCGCGGCGTCAGGGTTGTCGCCTTTGACAAGACTGGCACCCTGACCGAGGGCAAACCCGAGCTGACCGACCTGGAGACCCTTGACGGCGTGGACAAGGACAGCGTACTGGCGCGCATTGCCGCGGTGGAGCAGCGCTCCGAGCATCCCATTGCCGAGGCCCTGCTGGCGGCGGCGAAAGAGCGCAACCTCAAGCTGCCCGAGGTGAGCGAGTTTGATACCGTCACCGGCATGGGCGTGCAGGCAAAGGTAGACGGTGTGCGGGTTGAGGTGGGGGCGGACCGTTACCTCAAGTCCCTGAAGATGGATCTGTCAGACTTTGCCGACACCGCCGCCCGGTTGGCCAGCGAGGGTAAAACCCCGCTTTATGCCGCCATCGACGGCCGGGCCGTTGCCATTCTGGCCGTAGCCGACCGGGTGAAAGAAGGCACGCCCGACGCCATTGCCGCCCTGCATGAGCAGGGGCTGAAAGTGGCCATGATCACCGGTGACAACCAGGGCACCGCCGACGCCATTGCCCGGCAACTGGGCATTGATGCGGTGGAAGCCGAGGTGATGCCCGACGGTAAGGTCGAGGCGCTGGAACATTTGCGCAAGCAGCACGGCACCGTGGCCTTTGTGGGGGACGGTATCAACGACGCCCCGGCACTGGCCGCCGCGGACGTGGGCTTGGCCATCGGCACCGGCACCGACATCGCCATTGAGGCGGCACAGGTGGTGCTGATGCGCGGGGATCTGCGCGCCGTGCCCCAGGCGCTGGCCATCAGCCATGCCACCCTGCGTAACATTCGCCAGAACCTGTTCTGGGCCTTTGCCTACAACGTGGGCCTGATTCCGGTGGCCGCCGGCGTGCTGTACCCGGCGTTTGGGGTGCTGCTGTCGCCCATGCTGGCCGCCGGTGCCATGGCGCTGTCCAGCGTGTTTGTGGTGAGCAATGCCCTGCGGCTGAAGCGCTTTTCACCGGCGGGTTAA